A stretch of Lysinibacillus agricola DNA encodes these proteins:
- a CDS encoding sensor histidine kinase translates to MIIFLLFIIVLLLGIIIFQVKTKKQQNVTIQYMHQKLQAIINEQSSEKILASTANQELQQLLNAMNALLDHNQKILATHRKMESSMKKMLANISHDLKTPLTVVLGYTEMLQLKQSLSEEERQRLLTGVHSKTLEVLKIIHTFFDLAKLEAGDTDYPMTKINVSEICRKNILSFYDMVTSMGLEIDITIPEISVYALGNEEALDRVLNNLLSNAIAYGAAGNIIGLTVRNDDTNIFIDVWDRGKGIDEYQIDNVFERMYTLEDSRNKTFQGSGLGLTITKRLVELMNGSIQLSSIPYEKTIFTVSLKRMMY, encoded by the coding sequence ATGATTATATTTCTATTATTTATAATTGTATTGCTCTTAGGTATTATCATTTTTCAGGTGAAGACAAAAAAACAACAAAACGTTACTATTCAATACATGCATCAAAAACTGCAAGCAATCATTAACGAACAATCAAGCGAAAAGATTTTAGCATCGACAGCTAATCAGGAATTGCAGCAACTACTTAATGCGATGAATGCATTGCTGGACCACAATCAAAAAATACTAGCGACACATCGAAAAATGGAAAGCTCCATGAAAAAGATGTTGGCCAATATTTCTCATGATCTTAAAACACCTTTAACAGTTGTACTAGGCTATACTGAAATGCTGCAGCTTAAGCAGTCACTTAGTGAAGAGGAGCGGCAACGGTTGCTCACTGGCGTTCATTCGAAAACATTGGAAGTATTAAAAATAATCCATACATTTTTTGACCTAGCAAAGCTGGAGGCTGGGGATACAGATTATCCAATGACAAAAATCAATGTAAGTGAAATTTGCCGAAAAAATATTTTATCATTTTACGATATGGTCACGTCTATGGGGCTAGAGATAGATATTACGATACCAGAGATATCTGTCTATGCACTTGGTAATGAAGAAGCGTTAGATAGGGTTCTGAATAATTTACTGTCAAATGCTATTGCCTATGGGGCGGCAGGAAACATCATTGGGCTCACAGTAAGAAATGATGATACTAATATTTTTATTGATGTCTGGGATCGCGGTAAGGGGATTGATGAATATCAAATTGATAATGTTTTTGAAAGAATGTATACGCTTGAAGATTCCAGAAATAAAACCTTCCAAGGTAGTGGTCTTGGCCTAACTATTACAAAACGCCTTGTAGAATTAATGAATGGCTCCATCCAGCTTTCCAGTATCCCATACGAGAAGACCATCTTTACAGTTTCTTTAAAACGAATGATGTACTGA
- a CDS encoding xanthine phosphoribosyltransferase produces the protein MKLLHDKIMQEGKVLSSSVLKVDSFLNHQIDPELMKEIGHEFANRFSDQIITKILTIESSGIAPSVMLGLEIGAPVVFARKRKSLTLSDNLYSSKVHSFTKNETNDISVSRNFLNEDDSVLIVDDFLANGEAVKGLLDIAAQAGANVVGVGIVIEKGFQDGGKLLRQQGVRVESLAIVDSLEDGKVTFAAEANA, from the coding sequence ATGAAGTTATTACACGACAAAATTATGCAAGAGGGTAAAGTTTTATCTTCATCTGTATTAAAAGTAGACTCATTTTTAAATCATCAAATCGACCCAGAGCTTATGAAGGAAATTGGACATGAGTTTGCAAACCGCTTCTCTGATCAAATCATTACAAAAATATTAACGATCGAATCTTCAGGTATCGCACCATCTGTTATGCTAGGGCTTGAAATCGGTGCCCCTGTAGTGTTTGCACGTAAACGTAAATCTTTAACACTATCAGATAATCTTTATTCTTCAAAAGTACATTCTTTCACAAAAAATGAAACAAATGATATTTCAGTATCACGTAATTTCTTAAATGAAGATGATAGCGTCTTAATTGTTGACGATTTCTTAGCGAATGGAGAGGCTGTCAAAGGTTTACTTGATATTGCAGCTCAAGCTGGTGCGAATGTTGTAGGTGTCGGCATTGTGATTGAAAAGGGCTTCCAAGACGGTGGGAAATTATTACGTCAGCAAGGGGTTCGCGTAGAATCATTAGCAATTGTAGATTCTCTTGAGGATGGTAAAGTAACGTTTGCTGCGGAGGCTAACGCGTAA
- a CDS encoding ABC transporter ATP-binding protein → MTYIVKTNQLTKVYEGKEVVSAVNMHVKKGEIYGFLGPNGAGKTAVMKMLTNLTKPTSGDIEIFGEKLMDRSYEVLKRMGTIIEYPIFYEDLTALETLELHCEYMGYYDKKEIAHVLDLVKLTNTENKRVKDFSLGMKQRLGIARAIITKPELLILDEPINGLDPVGIKELRDLFKMLCKEYGITIIISSHILGEIEQLADTVGVIKDGRLIKEVSMDDVSHSQADYIEVIVNDGKKAAFIIESKLNITNFKLMDDNCIRIYESTASQKVLSKTLIEHDIEIEGISKKTSSLEDYFLKLINGGVTSA, encoded by the coding sequence ATGACATATATTGTGAAAACGAATCAGCTTACGAAAGTGTATGAAGGAAAAGAAGTGGTTTCTGCTGTCAATATGCATGTGAAGAAGGGGGAGATTTATGGCTTTTTAGGTCCCAATGGTGCCGGGAAAACGGCAGTCATGAAAATGCTGACAAACCTTACGAAGCCAACGAGTGGAGACATCGAAATATTTGGTGAAAAATTAATGGACCGATCATACGAAGTGCTGAAAAGGATGGGAACGATTATTGAATACCCGATTTTTTATGAAGATTTAACAGCACTGGAAACCTTAGAATTACATTGCGAATATATGGGCTATTATGACAAGAAAGAGATTGCTCATGTTCTAGATTTAGTTAAACTAACAAATACGGAGAATAAGCGTGTAAAAGACTTTTCTCTGGGGATGAAACAACGATTAGGTATTGCACGTGCAATTATTACGAAGCCGGAATTACTTATTTTAGACGAACCGATTAATGGACTAGATCCGGTTGGCATTAAAGAGCTTCGTGATCTATTCAAGATGCTTTGTAAAGAGTATGGAATTACGATTATTATTTCTAGTCACATTTTGGGTGAAATTGAACAATTGGCAGATACAGTTGGAGTTATTAAAGATGGAAGATTAATTAAGGAAGTATCAATGGACGATGTCAGTCATAGTCAAGCAGACTATATTGAAGTGATTGTCAATGATGGGAAAAAAGCTGCCTTTATTATAGAAAGTAAATTAAATATTACTAATTTCAAACTAATGGATGACAATTGTATTCGAATTTATGAATCGACAGCTTCACAAAAGGTGCTATCTAAAACATTGATTGAGCATGATATTGAAATTGAGGGTATTAGCAAAAAAACAAGCTCATTAGAAGATTATTTTTTGAAGTTAATCAATGGAGGTGTCACTAGTGCTTAA
- a CDS encoding Nramp family divalent metal transporter translates to MVYKRMAKSSAEAVLDGDIKGWRRILPFLGPAFIAAVAYIDPGNFATNITAGSKYGYLLLWVIAFSNLMAVLIQSLSAKLGIATGKNLPEVAREHFSKKTSIFLWIQAELVIIATDLAEFIGAALGLYLLFNIPMLPAALITAVGSFAILELQRRGFRAFEAGISGMVLIVVLAFAFQTFLAQPNWGEVTIGMFTPRFEGVDSILLATGILGATVMPHAIYLHSSLTQNRIVGRNDEEKKRIFRFEFIDIIIAMIIAGAINMSMLVIAAAVFHTQGVVIEDLDIAYNGLKEALGPMAAVSFGLGLLIAGLASSSVGTLAGDVVMQGFIRKKIPLYLRRAVTMLPPLVIIASGVNATYALVLSQVILSFGIAFALVPLVMFTSKRDIMGSLVNRRITTILGWIVVVIVVTLNLYLLWETIFG, encoded by the coding sequence ATGGTTTACAAACGAATGGCAAAATCGTCTGCTGAGGCGGTTTTAGATGGAGACATAAAAGGCTGGCGACGAATCTTACCGTTTCTTGGTCCAGCCTTCATCGCAGCAGTTGCCTATATTGATCCAGGCAACTTTGCAACAAATATTACAGCAGGTTCAAAATATGGATATCTACTACTTTGGGTAATTGCCTTTTCCAATTTAATGGCGGTATTAATTCAATCTTTATCAGCAAAGCTTGGTATTGCGACTGGTAAAAATTTACCCGAAGTAGCACGTGAACATTTTTCTAAAAAGACTTCTATTTTTTTATGGATACAGGCAGAATTGGTCATTATTGCAACAGACCTTGCAGAATTTATTGGGGCTGCACTAGGGCTGTACTTATTATTCAATATTCCAATGTTACCTGCAGCACTTATTACAGCAGTCGGCTCATTTGCTATTTTAGAATTGCAGCGCAGAGGCTTTAGAGCATTTGAAGCAGGTATTTCTGGCATGGTGCTTATTGTCGTTTTAGCGTTTGCATTCCAGACATTTTTAGCACAGCCAAATTGGGGCGAAGTAACAATAGGCATGTTTACACCACGCTTTGAGGGAGTAGATTCTATTTTACTTGCAACAGGTATTTTAGGGGCAACTGTCATGCCACACGCTATTTACTTGCATTCTTCATTAACCCAAAATCGTATCGTTGGCCGCAATGATGAAGAAAAGAAACGTATTTTTCGTTTTGAGTTTATTGATATTATCATCGCGATGATTATTGCCGGTGCCATCAATATGAGTATGCTTGTTATTGCTGCAGCAGTATTCCATACACAAGGCGTAGTAATTGAAGATTTAGATATTGCTTATAACGGTTTAAAAGAGGCGCTTGGTCCGATGGCGGCAGTGTCCTTTGGTCTTGGTCTTCTCATTGCAGGTCTTGCTAGCTCTTCAGTTGGTACACTAGCAGGTGACGTTGTGATGCAGGGCTTTATTAGAAAGAAAATTCCGCTCTATTTACGCCGTGCTGTTACAATGTTACCTCCTCTGGTCATCATTGCATCCGGTGTTAATGCGACTTATGCGCTTGTCCTAAGTCAGGTTATTTTATCTTTCGGTATTGCATTTGCACTTGTACCGCTTGTTATGTTTACAAGTAAACGTGACATCATGGGAAGTCTAGTCAACCGTCGTATTACAACAATATTAGGATGGATTGTAGTAGTAATTGTAGTTACTTTAAATCTTTATTTATTATGGGAAACAATATTTGGTTAA
- a CDS encoding response regulator transcription factor: MQKHILLVEDDEAIREMVENYLTMEGFLVTSAVNGEEALQNCLNKPFDLVILDIMIPKLNGLEVLKIIREQASLPIIIMSAKDSDVDKALGLGLGADDYIAKPFSMLEFSARVKAAIRRATKYSSQVEEKKDIVEIDNLSIDLVNFSAEKNGQQVKLTSKEFAILKLFVTNRNRVFTKQQIYQLIWNDAYYGDENIINVHIRRLREKIEDDPSNPQYIKTLWGIGYKFEG, from the coding sequence GTGCAAAAGCATATTTTACTAGTAGAAGATGACGAAGCGATTCGTGAAATGGTAGAAAACTATTTAACGATGGAGGGGTTCCTTGTTACCTCTGCAGTGAATGGAGAAGAGGCATTACAAAATTGTTTAAACAAACCCTTTGATTTAGTTATCTTGGATATTATGATACCGAAACTTAATGGATTAGAAGTTTTAAAGATTATACGAGAGCAAGCATCACTTCCAATTATCATTATGTCAGCCAAGGATAGTGATGTTGATAAAGCGTTAGGATTAGGATTAGGGGCAGATGATTATATCGCCAAGCCATTCTCGATGCTGGAATTTTCGGCACGTGTCAAAGCAGCAATTCGAAGAGCTACAAAATACTCCAGTCAAGTAGAGGAGAAGAAAGATATAGTAGAGATAGATAACTTATCGATCGATCTTGTTAATTTTTCAGCTGAGAAGAATGGACAACAAGTAAAGCTCACATCAAAAGAATTTGCCATCTTAAAACTATTCGTGACAAATCGTAATCGAGTTTTTACAAAACAGCAAATTTATCAATTGATTTGGAATGACGCTTACTATGGAGACGAAAATATTATTAATGTACATATAAGAAGATTACGCGAAAAAATTGAAGACGATCCATCCAACCCTCAATATATTAAAACGCTTTGGGGAATTGGCTATAAATTTGAAGGATAA
- a CDS encoding nitric oxide synthase oxygenase translates to MNLHEIQRFLELYQMEQNESKAWLENKLQQIKAAGKYIPTTEELTFGARVAWRNSNKCIGRLFWQSLHVVDARDISNEEDIFNALLEHIQYATNDGKIRPTITVFAPGRVRIWNHQLIRYAGYEMDSGIVGDPHSVEFTKICESLGWQGEKTAFDVLPLVIQIDGRDPQAFTIPDEYVLEVPIRHPESSQVEKLGSKWYAVPIISSMRFQMAGIDFQAAPFNGWYMGTEIGARNLADHDRYNMLPAIAEIFNLDTTKQASLWRDRALVELNIAVLHSFKEDGVSIVDHHTAAQQFKLFEEAETAAERELTGNWTWLIPPLSPATTHIFHKPYVNLYNTPNYFYQKPPY, encoded by the coding sequence ATGAATTTACATGAGATACAGCGGTTTTTAGAACTTTATCAAATGGAACAAAATGAGTCTAAAGCATGGCTAGAAAATAAATTACAGCAAATTAAAGCAGCAGGAAAATATATACCGACAACAGAAGAATTAACCTTTGGTGCACGAGTGGCATGGCGCAATAGTAATAAGTGCATTGGCCGCTTATTTTGGCAGTCGCTACATGTTGTAGATGCCCGCGATATTTCAAATGAAGAGGATATCTTCAATGCTTTGCTTGAGCATATTCAATATGCAACAAATGACGGAAAAATCCGCCCAACAATAACCGTTTTTGCACCAGGGCGAGTTCGTATTTGGAATCATCAGCTAATCCGTTATGCAGGCTATGAAATGGACTCAGGAATCGTTGGGGATCCACATTCCGTAGAGTTTACAAAAATATGTGAATCCCTTGGCTGGCAAGGCGAGAAAACAGCATTTGATGTGCTTCCGCTTGTTATACAGATAGATGGAAGGGATCCGCAAGCGTTTACAATCCCTGATGAATATGTACTCGAGGTACCGATTCGTCATCCTGAATCTTCTCAAGTCGAAAAGCTAGGATCTAAATGGTATGCAGTGCCAATTATTTCGAGCATGCGCTTCCAAATGGCAGGTATCGATTTTCAGGCAGCCCCATTTAATGGTTGGTATATGGGCACTGAAATCGGGGCACGTAATTTAGCAGATCACGATCGTTATAATATGCTGCCCGCTATAGCAGAAATTTTTAATCTCGATACAACAAAACAGGCTTCACTATGGCGTGATCGTGCATTAGTTGAGCTGAATATTGCAGTTCTCCATTCCTTTAAAGAAGACGGTGTGAGCATTGTAGATCATCATACCGCAGCTCAGCAATTTAAATTATTTGAGGAAGCTGAAACAGCAGCAGAGCGTGAGCTTACAGGCAATTGGACGTGGCTGATTCCACCTCTTTCACCAGCTACGACTCATATTTTCCATAAGCCTTATGTTAATCTTTACAATACACCGAATTATTTTTATCAGAAACCACCTTATTAG
- a CDS encoding APC family permease, producing the protein MKSSLKRYVIGKPLRSEALGEQKLSKTKALAILSSDALSSVAYGPEQILIVLMTVSTVAFWYSLPIAAGVVVLLTALIFSYRQVILAYPHGGGAYVVSRENLGVNVGLVAGGSLLVDYILTVAVSVSAGTDAITSAFPSLHPYNVIIAVFFVICLTLLNLRGVTESASILAYPVYLFVVVMLMLIGVGIYNVVTGQVPAELHPKVGTPVAGISLFILLKAFASGSSALTGVEAISNAIPNFRDPAPKNASKTLLAMGGILAVLFIGIVSLAYFYGVAPNAKETVVSQIAEASVGRNIFYYIVQGMTAMILVLAANTGYSAFPLLAVNLSKDGFIPRIFQIRGDRLGYSNGIMMLGLAAIALIILFDGTTEHLIPLYAVGVFIPFTLAQAGMMRKWWREKPKSWVARFTINTIGAVISFIVAMMFFVTKLPQVWPVFIFLPIIIWTFHRIKQHYQAVGEQLRLDNEELPNVEGNVFIVPVAGITKVVENTLHYAQSLKVEKIIAFYVAFDQADAKAFEEKWQAWQPNVRLVTYYSPYRSITQPLMKFIDKVEHQCAKSGHQVTVVIPQFLPKKGWHHMLHNQSSLLIRTSLLFHRNVVIMTVPFHLSK; encoded by the coding sequence ATGAAATCCTCATTGAAACGTTATGTTATCGGTAAACCATTAAGATCCGAAGCGTTAGGGGAACAAAAGCTTAGTAAAACAAAGGCACTCGCCATACTATCGTCCGATGCTTTGTCATCAGTGGCGTATGGACCTGAGCAAATTTTAATTGTGCTCATGACAGTAAGTACTGTTGCCTTTTGGTATTCTCTACCGATTGCTGCTGGGGTAGTTGTGTTACTGACAGCACTTATTTTTTCGTATCGTCAGGTTATTTTAGCGTATCCACATGGTGGCGGAGCATACGTAGTTTCACGGGAAAATTTAGGTGTCAATGTTGGCCTCGTCGCTGGTGGATCACTACTTGTCGATTATATTTTAACAGTTGCGGTAAGTGTATCAGCGGGAACAGATGCTATCACTTCGGCATTTCCAAGTCTGCATCCCTATAATGTGATAATCGCTGTGTTTTTTGTTATATGTTTGACGCTTTTAAACCTGCGTGGTGTCACAGAATCAGCATCCATTTTAGCGTATCCAGTATATTTGTTTGTGGTAGTCATGTTGATGTTAATTGGGGTAGGGATTTATAACGTAGTAACAGGGCAAGTTCCAGCAGAATTGCATCCAAAGGTTGGCACTCCAGTTGCTGGAATTAGTTTATTTATATTATTAAAGGCATTTGCGTCAGGAAGCTCAGCCTTGACTGGTGTTGAGGCAATTTCAAATGCTATACCTAATTTTAGAGATCCTGCGCCAAAAAATGCGTCTAAAACATTATTGGCTATGGGCGGAATTTTAGCAGTGCTATTTATTGGTATTGTGAGTCTGGCTTATTTTTATGGAGTTGCTCCAAATGCGAAAGAAACGGTTGTCTCACAAATTGCGGAGGCAAGTGTAGGTCGTAATATTTTCTACTATATAGTGCAAGGAATGACAGCAATGATATTAGTACTTGCTGCGAATACAGGTTATTCGGCTTTTCCTTTACTGGCGGTTAATTTATCGAAGGATGGTTTTATTCCGAGAATATTCCAAATCCGTGGGGATCGCCTTGGTTATTCAAATGGAATTATGATGCTTGGTTTAGCTGCAATTGCTTTGATCATATTATTTGATGGAACAACAGAGCACTTGATTCCACTTTATGCAGTTGGTGTGTTTATTCCGTTTACGTTAGCGCAGGCTGGGATGATGCGAAAATGGTGGCGTGAAAAACCGAAGAGCTGGGTTGCTAGATTTACAATAAATACAATCGGAGCGGTCATTTCTTTTATCGTAGCTATGATGTTTTTTGTGACGAAATTACCTCAAGTATGGCCAGTGTTTATCTTTTTACCAATTATTATTTGGACATTTCACCGCATTAAGCAACATTATCAGGCAGTTGGTGAGCAGTTGAGATTAGATAATGAGGAACTGCCCAATGTTGAGGGGAATGTTTTCATTGTCCCTGTTGCTGGTATTACGAAAGTAGTCGAAAACACATTGCATTACGCACAGTCATTAAAGGTTGAAAAAATTATCGCGTTTTATGTGGCCTTCGATCAAGCTGACGCAAAAGCTTTTGAAGAAAAATGGCAAGCTTGGCAGCCAAATGTTCGACTTGTAACATACTATTCACCATATCGAAGTATTACACAGCCGTTGATGAAATTTATTGATAAGGTTGAACATCAATGTGCGAAATCAGGCCATCAAGTAACAGTAGTCATACCACAGTTTTTACCGAAAAAAGGATGGCATCATATGTTACACAATCAATCGAGTCTATTAATTCGCACTTCGCTGTTATTTCACAGAAATGTCGTCATTATGACAGTCCCATTCCATTTATCAAAATAA
- a CDS encoding amino acid permease — protein sequence MSEIKVNQLGHKAPKLKKELKSRHITMISLGGTIGTGLFLASGGAIAQAGPGGALLAYGLIGIMVYFLMTSLGEMAAYMPSSGSFSTYATKFVDPALGFALGWNYWYNWAITIAAEIAAVSLIMKYWFPDSSSALWTVLFIAVVLTFNLLSVKSYGESEYWFAMIKVATVIIFIIISLLMIFGILGGQAPVGFTNFFISDGPFHGGFLATFGIFLAAGFSFQGTELLGITAGETDDPGKNIPKAVKSVFWRIILFYILAIAAIGMLIPFTDERLLSEDIAVSPFTLVFDRLGIAFAASLMNAIILTAMLSAGNSGLYASSRMLWQLAVDGHAPKIFMKLSRRGIPIYALMATLAVGCLAFLASFFGDGVVYIWLLNASGMSGFIAWLGIAFSHYRFRRAFEVQGLDPKLLPYKARLFPFGPLFAFTVCMIVVIGQNYNAFMGDTIDWYGILVSYIGIPLFLLLWLGYKIKNKTKMLPLEQCDLKVEQ from the coding sequence GTGAGTGAAATAAAAGTCAATCAGCTCGGCCATAAAGCGCCGAAGCTGAAAAAAGAATTAAAAAGCCGTCATATTACAATGATTTCATTAGGCGGTACAATCGGTACAGGATTGTTTTTAGCTAGTGGTGGTGCCATTGCACAAGCAGGTCCTGGCGGTGCGCTGCTCGCTTATGGACTAATCGGTATTATGGTGTATTTTTTAATGACGAGCTTAGGCGAAATGGCAGCCTATATGCCATCATCGGGTTCATTTAGTACGTATGCTACAAAGTTTGTAGATCCAGCTTTAGGCTTTGCACTTGGTTGGAACTACTGGTACAACTGGGCAATTACAATTGCGGCAGAAATTGCTGCTGTATCATTAATTATGAAATATTGGTTCCCAGATAGCTCATCAGCACTTTGGACTGTTTTATTTATTGCTGTAGTTTTAACGTTCAATCTATTATCGGTAAAAAGCTATGGTGAAAGTGAATATTGGTTTGCGATGATAAAAGTTGCAACGGTGATCATTTTTATTATCATCAGTCTCTTAATGATTTTTGGAATTTTAGGAGGACAAGCTCCTGTAGGATTTACGAATTTCTTCATTAGTGATGGACCATTCCACGGTGGATTCCTTGCTACATTTGGTATTTTCTTAGCTGCGGGATTCTCATTCCAAGGGACAGAGTTACTTGGAATAACAGCAGGTGAAACAGATGACCCTGGTAAAAATATTCCGAAAGCTGTTAAGTCTGTTTTCTGGCGAATTATTTTATTCTATATTTTAGCGATTGCTGCAATTGGGATGCTGATCCCATTTACAGACGAACGTTTGTTATCTGAAGATATCGCTGTATCACCATTCACACTGGTGTTCGACCGTTTAGGAATTGCCTTTGCTGCTTCATTGATGAATGCCATCATTCTAACGGCTATGCTGTCAGCAGGGAATTCAGGGCTCTACGCATCTTCACGTATGCTTTGGCAATTAGCGGTAGATGGACATGCACCAAAAATTTTCATGAAATTAAGTCGTAGAGGTATTCCAATCTACGCATTAATGGCGACATTAGCTGTAGGCTGTCTAGCATTTCTAGCATCGTTCTTTGGTGACGGTGTTGTCTATATATGGCTTTTAAATGCCTCTGGGATGTCAGGCTTCATTGCTTGGCTAGGAATTGCTTTTAGCCATTACCGTTTCCGTCGAGCTTTCGAGGTACAGGGCTTGGATCCAAAATTGTTGCCGTATAAAGCAAGGCTATTTCCATTCGGTCCGCTATTTGCCTTTACGGTTTGTATGATTGTTGTTATTGGGCAAAACTACAATGCCTTTATGGGAGATACAATAGATTGGTACGGAATCCTTGTCTCATATATCGGGATTCCACTGTTCTTACTGTTATGGCTTGGCTATAAAATCAAGAATAAAACAAAAATGCTTCCATTAGAGCAATGTGATTTAAAAGTAGAACAATAA
- a CDS encoding CynX/NimT family MFS transporter has translation MVLTGGIYLTTHEHSNTYPNKKISWRGTTLLLVIGIICIASTLRMPLTVVGPIISFIREDLGISNILAGFLTTIPLLAFAIISPFAPIVARRLGLELTLFLSTILLALGIVLRSLGTTGLLLFGTVLIGIAISFGNVLIPGLLKLKFPYQVGLLMAFFTMSMNLTAGLGAGISYPVANSSLGWQGALAIALILVVLTILIWIPQLKFNKPEPIVETTKERTPLWKSPVTWAVTGAMGLQSLLFYTTAAWIPEIYTAQGLAADRAGWMFSIMQISQVPMALAVPIIASKMTSQRPLVLMFTVFYLVGFIGVVMEWTSLAVLWMVLLGLAGGASFSLAMMFFTLRTRTAFEAADLSGFAQSLGYLLAAIGPILFGYLHDLFGGWNIAGWLFIVVVLILFLCSFRASKNEYVN, from the coding sequence ATTGTTCTAACAGGGGGGATTTATTTGACTACTCATGAACATTCCAATACTTATCCTAACAAGAAAATTAGCTGGAGAGGAACAACCTTATTACTAGTCATCGGCATAATTTGTATTGCCTCGACATTACGGATGCCGTTAACAGTTGTTGGACCTATTATTTCCTTTATCCGTGAAGACCTCGGCATATCCAATATACTAGCGGGCTTTCTAACAACAATCCCATTGCTTGCATTTGCAATCATATCACCATTTGCACCAATTGTTGCACGTAGATTGGGGCTAGAATTAACATTATTTTTATCGACTATTCTTTTAGCATTAGGGATTGTACTACGCTCCCTTGGCACAACTGGTTTACTCCTGTTTGGTACTGTGCTAATTGGTATAGCCATTTCATTTGGTAACGTACTTATTCCAGGTTTGCTTAAATTGAAGTTTCCCTATCAAGTAGGTTTACTTATGGCATTTTTCACAATGTCGATGAATTTGACAGCTGGACTCGGTGCTGGCATTAGCTATCCTGTTGCCAATTCATCACTTGGCTGGCAAGGTGCTCTGGCAATCGCGCTTATTCTTGTGGTGTTAACTATTTTAATTTGGATTCCACAGTTAAAATTTAATAAGCCTGAGCCTATTGTTGAGACTACGAAAGAACGTACACCATTATGGAAATCACCAGTTACTTGGGCAGTAACAGGTGCTATGGGATTACAGTCATTATTATTCTATACAACCGCGGCTTGGATTCCTGAAATATATACAGCGCAAGGATTAGCAGCAGATCGTGCAGGCTGGATGTTTTCCATCATGCAAATTTCACAAGTCCCAATGGCTCTAGCTGTGCCTATTATCGCAAGTAAAATGACATCTCAACGTCCTCTCGTATTAATGTTTACGGTATTTTACTTAGTTGGCTTTATCGGAGTAGTGATGGAATGGACAAGCCTCGCTGTACTATGGATGGTGCTACTAGGCTTAGCAGGAGGAGCTTCATTCTCATTAGCGATGATGTTCTTTACACTACGTACCCGTACAGCTTTTGAGGCAGCAGATTTATCAGGGTTTGCACAATCATTAGGATATTTATTAGCCGCAATTGGTCCAATCTTATTTGGGTATTTGCATGATTTATTCGGTGGTTGGAACATCGCTGGTTGGCTCTTCATTGTCGTTGTATTGATCCTCTTCTTATGCTCTTTTAGGGCTTCTAAAAATGAATATGTAAATTAA
- a CDS encoding ABC transporter permease, with protein sequence MLNLMRLEMKKYHIGAYIKRAVFINFVILAIVFMLIFITKIEGDQDLRNYQAVLGLIDSGVRAVFIIFASVLIAKFIIGEFKYKTITVAFMYPINRKKLIASKLAIVVLFTFSAIILSTIFVTAIFCAVSESFQLLPDALSLSLIIQRIPVVIMNAVSASCIALIPLYFGMRKYSIPATIISSILIVSVVSSNSGNFTLYDIILIPITLAIIGIGVAYSSFRNIEKIDI encoded by the coding sequence GTGCTTAATTTAATGCGTCTAGAAATGAAAAAATATCATATTGGTGCATATATAAAACGAGCTGTTTTCATAAATTTTGTAATATTAGCTATTGTATTTATGCTTATATTTATCACTAAAATAGAAGGGGACCAAGATCTCAGAAATTATCAGGCGGTATTAGGCCTTATAGATTCAGGTGTAAGAGCAGTGTTTATTATTTTTGCTAGTGTGTTAATCGCCAAGTTTATTATTGGAGAATTCAAATATAAAACCATCACTGTAGCATTTATGTATCCAATCAATAGAAAAAAATTAATTGCTTCAAAGCTAGCCATTGTGGTTCTTTTTACCTTTAGTGCAATTATTTTATCAACTATTTTTGTCACAGCGATTTTTTGTGCTGTTAGTGAGAGTTTTCAATTGCTTCCAGATGCATTATCGTTATCTCTCATAATACAACGAATTCCCGTTGTGATCATGAATGCAGTTTCAGCATCATGCATCGCATTAATACCATTGTATTTTGGTATGAGAAAATACTCTATTCCGGCAACGATTATATCATCTATATTAATTGTATCGGTCGTATCATCAAATTCAGGTAACTTCACTTTGTACGATATTATTCTCATACCAATCACTTTAGCTATTATCGGTATAGGGGTGGCCTATTCATCTTTTCGAAATATTGAGAAGATCGATATTTAG